A window of the Rhizobium brockwellii genome harbors these coding sequences:
- a CDS encoding RNA polymerase sigma factor gives MEDKSQPSFKRELLAALPSLRAFAISLIGRHDRADDLVQDTIMKAWAKQDHFEMGTNMKAWLFTILRNELYSQMRKSGREVQDSDGLFTESMAMHPSQYGALDLQDFKKALDQLPPDQREAIILVGASGFSYEEAAEICGCAVGTIKSRVNRARQRLQELLQISGEADFGPDATSAPLTSKAFAF, from the coding sequence ATGGAAGACAAATCGCAACCCAGCTTCAAGCGGGAACTGCTGGCGGCACTCCCAAGCCTTCGCGCCTTCGCGATCTCGCTTATCGGACGGCACGACCGTGCCGACGATCTCGTCCAGGACACCATCATGAAAGCCTGGGCCAAACAGGATCATTTCGAGATGGGCACCAATATGAAGGCCTGGCTCTTTACGATCCTGCGCAACGAACTCTACAGCCAGATGCGCAAGAGCGGCCGCGAAGTGCAGGACAGCGACGGGCTGTTCACCGAATCGATGGCGATGCACCCCTCGCAATATGGCGCGCTCGATCTGCAGGACTTCAAGAAAGCACTCGACCAGTTGCCGCCGGATCAACGCGAGGCGATCATCCTCGTCGGCGCCTCGGGTTTCTCCTACGAGGAGGCGGCCGAAATCTGCGGCTGCGCCGTGGGCACGATCAAGAGCCGCGTCAACCGGGCCCGTCAGCGGCTGCAGGAGTTGCTGCAGATTTCAGGCGAGGCCGATTTCGGCCCCGACGCCACTTCGGCGCCACTGACATCGAAGGCTTTCGCGTTCTGA
- a CDS encoding NepR family anti-sigma factor: MTTRKKEAADQRKLELRASDILDPNNQIGVRLRSLYSAAQDEAIPDRFLDLLEKLDHAEMMASAKMAE, encoded by the coding sequence ATGACTACACGCAAGAAAGAAGCAGCCGATCAGCGAAAGCTGGAGCTGCGGGCAAGCGACATCCTGGACCCGAACAACCAGATCGGCGTCAGGCTACGGTCGCTCTATTCGGCCGCACAGGATGAGGCGATTCCCGATCGTTTTCTCGACCTTCTCGAAAAGCTCGACCATGCTGAAATGATGGCTTCTGCCAAGATGGCCGAATAG